The genome window tatggtgaagttccttgtttaaggaaagtctccttcttttgatttctagaaacaaaagtatttgaaagtattaagtttttgacaggcagtcaattagaggagaagtagttgtttctgttggcagcagacgataggacttgctagaatgagtttaaattatggccagaaagatagcagctggaaattaggaactttttttttaacagtacgagttttttacagtaacagagaaattattaatgccccgcctccggaatgcccggccacgcccccgttgtgccccgcccagccccattggcgctacgccactgtttgaatcccaccaccatgggaacctgttactaaaatttttggatcccaccactgccccaaagggAATGAAGCTTTGCGCAAGGATGAAAAGCCTTGAGCAACGGTCCCTCTCAGCATGCCCTGGTGCTGCGTTGCAGCCGGAAAACGCCATGTGGAACTGAGCCAACCAGGAGAACTCCCCCTGCCAGGCCGTCCCTTATCTgcgtggcaccaatatggtggccgCGTGGCCACGCACGTACGCAGTTTACAGAGAACGTTGGTCTTGAGTGAAGGGAAGGAACACAAAAACGATGTTTGGGATATTTTGGTGCTAAATCTTGCTCTTCGAAGACAGAGATTTgtgagttgttgtttttgttaaatAAGCAAGCCAGAAATGTTTCTTTcaatcgatcgatcaatcaatcagacctttattaggcatcaatagCAGAAGCTAAATAACAAACCAAAACATTTGAACTCTTATCAGTTCATTAATACATTAGTTCAAAATTCAGCTACCAGCTCTATTATCTCAGCTGATCGATTATCCAAAAGAAAACATACCCCAAATATTGTACGGCGATCCCTaacatgaagaagagaagaagagaggagtttggatttatatcccccctttctctcctgcaggagactcaaaggggtttacaatctccttgcccttcccacctcgcaacaaacaccctgtgaggtgggtggggctgagagagctccgagaagctgtgactagcccaaggtcacccagctggcgtgtgttcgagtgcacaggctaatctgaattccccagataagcctccacagctcaggcggcagagcagggaattgaacccggttcctccagattagatgcacgagctgttaacctcctacgccactgctgctcctgctgctcctacgccactgctgctctatgagAGGGTAATACATTGGAGAGATCAGGTCTATAATGAGCACGTTTAGGGCAAGCACATAAAATACGTTCTACAGTTTCAGTAGCGTTAAAACAGTAAGAACACACCATTCTTGAGGGCAGAAACGTTTGCTAGCACAGCCGAGGCATGAGACAGGCACAAAGTGACTTTTGAAGTGTGCCGTTGTATCATTAACctggcccccccccacccccaatccctaaGTAGCCACGGGCTGGAATACGAAAGAGTTGGAATTTCCATCGTTCCCAGAGAATGGGTCATAGATCTTCAAAAGCTCCCAGCTGTGacgactgaagggaacctccatgtttaggggCAGTAACCCTAAAAGTTGCCAGGCGACAACTTTGAAACACAGTGCCAGGAGACAGCTGTGGGGGAAAGTCCTTGCCCcttgtgccctgttgttggccctccagagtaactgtgTGAGATCGGACTAGAATGGACCGCGGGTTGGATCCGTGAGGGCTTTTTTCACAGTGGCCCCTATCCCGAAACAGGCTGCTGTTCAGAAACCTGTACAGTCTCagtgtctggacgttcccagagggttagactgggaaatcgggtttcctcagttcttactctaaatatgggaacgccacagggctgtgtgttgagtcctttattgttcaccctttatacatacgattgtactcctgtctatcatagtaacaccattatcaaatttgccgatgacacaacagtggtggggctcatctctggaggggatgagtctgcctatcggagtgaggtggaccgactgctctcatggtgcagggaaaataacctggttcttaatactaacaagacaaaggaactcatagtggactatagaaggaatagctcagaaattcagcctttGACTAttaatggagatcaagtagagcgggtggcgagttttaaatttctgggcgttatgattaaagaggacttgacctggggcgtacagactgccgcggtggttaagaaggcccagcaaagactgtactatctgagactgttaaggaaacaacaactggatggaaaactcctggtgtccttttaccgctgtgctagagagagtgtcttaacctactgcatctgtgtatggttctccagttgcacagtggcagataggaaggcgctccaaagggtgatcactcctgcacagaggattatcggctgccctctcccctcctgggaagaactctataattcccgaagcctaaagaaagcccaaaatattcggagagacccgtctcatccagcacactctctttttgaactgttaccatccggcagactatacaggtctatcaaaactaggacaaagaggcttagagacagcttctactctagagctgtggcgatgctgaactccgcggcttcctgttgatgtgtttggggctgtgttgggatgggtggaggaaggggaaagtgagggtggggtatgattCTGAAATTgggtgcatcaaggaatgctgctgtaaatttttgttgtgcgtgcacaatgacaataaaatgcttatgcttatgcagtgAACTTCTTGTCTTCTTTCCAGGAGTATTATTTAAGGCCAGAACTGACCAGCGAGGTGTGCAGTTGGGAGCCGATCCAGTGCTCTGTCCGGGGGTGTTCCAATTTAATTTCTGGCGACTCTTTTGTGACCATGAAGAAGAGGCCGTTTGCTTACGTATGTATTTTGTTTCCTCAGCTGAATGCTTGGGAGAGTTTTGCTGATGAAACTCCCTTTCTCCCCCTGttggctatactctgttccacagaaagataatagttTGGTTGTAGAATACAGGAAGTTGTAtccttccacattagaatacagtcctcaccaaatatgagaattattagtattaataaaattaataacatgAATTACtgttaagaagaaaaaaagagtttggatttataccttttgGCCTTAAGACCaggcacctgtgtgtgtgtttttacacaaccttgttgttttaatctatatttattgttattaattgttgcttgagttttaatgggttaagttttatgttgtattaatttgctgtcttggaaaacagccatgttgtgagccgcctcgagcccttcggggatgagggggcctataaatttaataaataaatacataaaataaataccccaacttcccctcctgtaaggagactcaaggtggtttacaagctcctttcccttcctctccccacaacagacaccttgtgaggcaggtggggctgacagagtcctgagagagctgtgactagcccaaggtcacccagcaggcttcacgtgtaggagcggggaaacacatctggttcaccagagaagcctctgcccctcaggtggaggagtggggaatcaaacccagttctccagattagaatccacctgctcttaaccactacgccaggcaGAAGTATGAGATTGGTGGTCGTTAAGTTGCAAGACTCGAGTGCAGTAACACCTAAGACACCAACAAAATTCTGGGGgcgtgagcttttgagagtcagagtttCCTttgttgaaagcttatacccccaaactcatgttggtctctaagatgcggCTGGGCTgaaatctagcttttctactgcagatccaaacggctgccctctgaaactatcttgcTTAttaccattgtgtgtgtgtgtgtgtgggggggggggtcctacatagaagaagaagaagagtttggatttatatcccccctttctctcctgcaggggactcaaaggggtttacaatctcctcgcccttcccccctcacaacaaacaccctgtgaggtgggtggggctgagagagctccgagaagctgtgactagcccaaggtcacccagctggcatgtgtgggagggcacaggctaatctgaattccccagataagcctccacagctcaggcggcagagctgggaatcaaacccggttcctccagattagatacacgagctcttaacctcctacgccacatacaCGGACACATGGGGAAATCACCACAAGGGTGATTGTTTCTCTGAACTTCTTCCTCCCAACAGAGCGGTGGAGCCAAAGATCCCGAGGGCTACCTCTGCCACAGGTGCGTGGAGCGGCGTCTCGGTCCTCTTACGGGGCTGATGATTTCTCCGGAAGTGATGGGGACGCTGGAGTTTACGGAAGAGATCGTTGTCCTTCCGCAGGACTATAATATCATGTTGGCGCTGGCTTGAATGGGAAATGCTTCTCCGGGCTCCCTCTTGCTGGCGacgactcttccaactctatgattctaagaggaaggaaaggcttcCGTCGGGATGACTCTGCCGTAGCAGTACGTGGGATGGAACGCTCGTCATGAGAGCACTGTGTGAGCGCCATCCACGGAGAGCGAACCTCAATGAGagagtgtcccagggagggcaaagttTTGAACATGGCGGCAGGGGGCACCCCAGTTCGCAGCATTTGAGGGATTGGAAGGTTTCTTTCGGCCTCTCCCAACACCAAGAAGCTGTCGCTGGAAATCCTGTTTCCTTCCATTTGTGCCTAAACCTATATTATAAAGTTCTGCCTTTTGTAatatgatggggggtgggggtgggggtggagtgagtAAAGATTAGCACAAATGACAGCTGTCAGTCATGCTGTTTGGATGAGATTGATAAGGCTTTGATCTGTGCGttcttgtgtgtgtttatgtgtcattcacagaaaaaaaaaggattgccAGTTCACAGAAGGTCTCCTCTGGTAACTTTTGATACTGGTTGCTTTTTCTAGATATTTCTCTGGAGGTGGGAAAGATGCTTTTTAATCAGACTGAGGGGAGGGCACACATACAACCTCCTACTTTTTTTGGTGGGTGGGAGAAACAGGatcttttaaacaaaactggttctggtgggttttccgggctgtgtggccgtggtctggtggatcttgttcctaacgtttcgcctgcatctgtggctggcatcttcggaggtgtctcacagagggaaatctgtgtgtgtaacagtgtgtaacagacttacgcggccttacgcagcctgggacccttgtaccttcgggaccgcattacccaatatgtcccagctcggcctctgcgctcggcagaggccaatttactggagatccctggcccctcaatgacgcggctggcctccactcgggccagggcctttatggctctggcccctgcctggtggaacactctaccaccagctgtccgggccctgcttgaccttggtgatttccacagggcctgtaagactgagttgttccaccgggcttttggagaaaccagccgctgagtgttccccccctccccccccaggttagggtccttaacatcagtgggacccattattggAATTTATGGGTCCCTAATACCATCAAGACCCactacccctccctcctcctcctaggaggattaggttcaggtgggacctAATCAGCCGTCTTGggataataactgctgtttttactgtacttatggatgtttatgatgattttatgtggtt of Sphaerodactylus townsendi isolate TG3544 linkage group LG06, MPM_Stown_v2.3, whole genome shotgun sequence contains these proteins:
- the LOC125435216 gene encoding F-box DNA helicase 1-like; amino-acid sequence: MPQFLCHLLTLAGEYYLRPELTSEVCSWEPIQCSVRGCSNLISGDSFVTMKKRPFAYSGGAKDPEGYLCHRCVERRLGPLTGLMISPEVMGTLEFTEEIVVLPQDYNIMLALA